A stretch of Trueperaceae bacterium DNA encodes these proteins:
- a CDS encoding terminase family protein, which translates to MAFAHSLGLELDPWQEAVLKVESKRDVFNCSRQAGKSTTAAVLALHEAVYRPGSVTVLISPSQRQSSELFRKVIDLRQVMTHPPDLVEDNRLSMTVRGGGRVMSLPGSEATVRGISAVTLLVEDEASRVEDELHYSIKPMLATTNGRLLLMSTPFGKRGHFWDVWDQGEGWNRVKVTAADVPRISREFLEEERRSMPAWWFEQEYLCEFKEDTDSVFRYEDVAGAISEDVTPLFPEAAA; encoded by the coding sequence GTGGCGTTCGCTCACTCCCTCGGCCTCGAGCTCGACCCGTGGCAGGAAGCGGTCCTCAAGGTCGAAAGCAAGCGCGACGTCTTCAACTGCAGCCGGCAGGCCGGCAAGAGCACCACGGCCGCCGTCCTCGCGCTCCACGAGGCCGTCTACCGGCCGGGAAGCGTGACGGTGCTCATCAGCCCGTCGCAGCGGCAGTCGAGCGAGCTGTTCCGCAAAGTCATAGACCTGCGACAGGTAATGACGCACCCGCCCGACCTCGTGGAGGACAACCGCCTGAGCATGACCGTCCGCGGCGGCGGGCGAGTCATGAGCCTCCCCGGGTCCGAGGCGACGGTGCGCGGTATCAGCGCCGTCACGCTCCTAGTCGAAGACGAAGCCTCCAGGGTGGAGGACGAGCTCCACTACTCGATCAAGCCGATGCTCGCCACGACCAACGGCCGGCTACTGCTCATGAGCACCCCGTTCGGCAAGAGGGGTCACTTCTGGGACGTGTGGGACCAGGGCGAGGGATGGAACCGCGTCAAGGTAACAGCAGCCGACGTGCCGCGCATCAGCCGCGAGTTCCTCGAGGAAGAGAGACGAAGCATGCCCGCCTGGTGGTTCGAACAGGAATACCTCTGCGAGTTCAAAGAGGACACCGACAGCGTCTTCCGGTACGAGGACGTCGCCGGCGCGATCAGCGAAGACGTCACGCCGCTCTTCCCGGAGGCTGCCGCGTGA
- a CDS encoding helix-turn-helix transcriptional regulator has translation MDAVNARIRRAVKVRLAELDMTQADLAERVGVKPQYVSDILTGKVGKVPDAWQKILEALDLELVTSKKGEA, from the coding sequence ATGGACGCTGTGAACGCCCGCATCAGACGAGCGGTGAAGGTCCGTCTTGCCGAGCTCGACATGACTCAAGCCGACCTAGCGGAGCGCGTCGGGGTGAAGCCTCAGTACGTGAGCGACATCCTCACGGGGAAAGTCGGCAAGGTTCCCGATGCCTGGCAGAAGATCCTTGAAGCGTTGGACCTCGAGCTGGTGACCTCCAAGAAGGGCGAGGCGTGA
- a CDS encoding tyrosine-type recombinase/integrase encodes MSRYQRVDRGAGSRSGQLLQHVDDPKRWLVRAFIGRNGKGKKQYRSEVVTGRKRDAEARLIELLQDKNRGKLAPRSAATLSDLAREWLAHKGREVTPRTLRGYRDALDLYVLPSLGHRKVGDVTLREVDALYGAMRDGTLPAPEPDEDGKPRGWKGGPLSARTVRLAHVALSQALSQAVKWGMIPFNPAAEATLPSGKPREKRALTVAERGRFLEAADELDAFHRVLYRVLMDTGLRPGEACALRWSDVDLPAGRLTVARAVTQGKDGERIPDHPKTSKSRRTIPLFGLAPLLSAHLDWQRERGLEAQGLVFTNQDGGMLAPWTINRRELERVLTKAKITGGLTLYSFRHTFATLHLQSGTPLKVVSEWLGHSTIQQTANTYQHLSAEVGEDWAARHVAFLEAAGRVPTQEVLPS; translated from the coding sequence GTGAGCCGCTACCAGCGCGTCGACCGCGGCGCCGGCAGCCGATCCGGTCAGCTTCTGCAGCACGTCGACGACCCGAAGCGTTGGCTCGTCCGGGCCTTCATCGGCCGCAACGGGAAGGGCAAGAAGCAGTACCGCTCCGAGGTCGTCACGGGCCGAAAGCGCGACGCTGAGGCCCGCCTGATCGAGCTGTTGCAGGACAAGAACCGCGGGAAGCTTGCGCCGCGAAGCGCCGCGACGCTCTCGGACCTCGCGCGGGAGTGGCTGGCGCACAAGGGCCGCGAGGTCACCCCGCGCACGCTCAGGGGCTACAGGGACGCCCTAGACCTCTACGTCCTGCCCTCCTTGGGGCACCGGAAGGTCGGCGACGTCACGCTGCGCGAGGTCGACGCGCTCTACGGCGCCATGCGCGACGGCACGCTGCCCGCTCCAGAGCCTGACGAGGACGGTAAGCCGCGCGGATGGAAGGGCGGGCCATTGAGCGCCCGCACGGTGCGCCTAGCGCACGTGGCGCTCTCTCAGGCGCTCTCTCAGGCCGTGAAGTGGGGCATGATCCCGTTCAACCCTGCAGCTGAGGCGACGCTTCCGAGCGGCAAGCCTAGGGAGAAGAGGGCCCTAACCGTCGCAGAGCGCGGCCGGTTCCTCGAGGCTGCCGACGAGCTCGACGCCTTCCACCGCGTGCTCTACCGCGTCCTGATGGACACGGGCCTCCGCCCCGGCGAAGCGTGCGCCCTCCGCTGGTCGGACGTCGACCTGCCCGCCGGCCGCCTGACCGTCGCCAGGGCCGTGACTCAGGGCAAGGACGGCGAGCGCATCCCGGACCACCCGAAGACCTCCAAGAGCCGCCGGACCATCCCGCTCTTCGGACTCGCGCCGCTCCTGTCCGCTCACCTCGACTGGCAGCGGGAGCGCGGCCTCGAGGCCCAGGGGCTCGTCTTCACGAACCAAGACGGCGGCATGCTCGCCCCGTGGACCATCAACCGCCGCGAGCTCGAGCGCGTACTGACGAAGGCGAAGATCACTGGCGGCCTGACGCTCTACAGCTTTCGGCACACGTTCGCCACGCTCCACCTGCAGAGCGGCACGCCGCTGAAGGTCGTCAGCGAGTGGCTCGGCCACTCGACGATCCAGCAGACGGCGAACACGTACCAGCACCTCTCGGCTGAGGTTGGGGAGGATTGGGCGGCTCGGCACGTCGCCTTCCTCGAGGCCGCTGGAAGGGTCCCTACGCAGGAAGTCCTGCCTAGCTAG
- a CDS encoding S8 family serine peptidase has protein sequence MGVRLAALALVAALLALALAACGDGVVPGTGSGTVAGEVKVGVGDVSPSVRGEAPLEPRSAGPALRAAGTGEPTPFVPGELIVAFEPSVQAASLARLSVAGQTLEAVRPLAAEGTHLYRTSAATLDEALALAAALEARPDVRYAHPNYLVFPALAPDDPEYDRQWHYGAIDLEGAWDVTTGSPDVVVAVIDTGILYRQGKPSDSHPDLAGRVLPGYDFITRTDIADDGDGRDPDPYDTVPDNGYHGTHVAGTVGAATDNGLGVAGVDWRARLLPVRVLGKGGGALSDLADAIYWSVGGSVPGVPANPYPADVVNLSLGVRAAVCYDALYEALDYAASRAVVVAAAGNYAEPASGFTPANCPGPIVVGATERHGERAWYSNYGSRIDVMAPGGDMTSSAADGVLSLGPGSGYAYMEGTSMAAPHVSGVAALMRALDPGLTTADALDVLRAGATPLTNAECEAGGVPERALYGFDCGAGLIDARSALETIASGEPPPPPPPVEGVELSFDPPILDLGAQQADASFTVTNVGDETAEWEFTAYDYAADNPGPVPFGVVSVDDDDASGVLAPGESHVVDIHIDRSFLEADGFYVIQPVFVAGGEEFLYDVRFTKVSEPAPSVLKGPMVVAALKEDPAGVLYVSGSESSDGVIASFEFPVESGQNLLTAWSDENDNGDVDEGDFLGYHPRWVNVPPGGRVSGVDVSVLPVGGGVVPEGMVEALEAARRVPGP, from the coding sequence ATGGGGGTGAGGCTCGCTGCGCTAGCGCTGGTGGCAGCGCTGCTGGCCTTGGCGCTGGCCGCGTGCGGCGACGGCGTGGTGCCCGGCACCGGCAGCGGCACCGTGGCCGGCGAGGTGAAGGTGGGTGTGGGCGACGTGTCGCCCTCCGTTCGCGGCGAGGCGCCGCTCGAGCCCAGGAGCGCCGGCCCGGCCCTGCGCGCGGCGGGCACCGGCGAGCCCACGCCCTTCGTGCCCGGCGAGCTGATCGTCGCGTTCGAGCCGTCGGTCCAGGCGGCGTCCCTCGCGCGGCTGAGCGTGGCCGGCCAGACGCTCGAGGCCGTCCGCCCGCTGGCCGCCGAGGGCACGCACCTCTACCGCACCTCGGCCGCGACGCTCGACGAGGCGCTGGCGCTGGCCGCGGCCCTCGAGGCGCGGCCCGACGTGCGGTACGCGCACCCGAACTACCTGGTGTTCCCGGCGCTGGCGCCCGACGACCCGGAGTACGACAGGCAGTGGCACTACGGCGCGATCGACCTGGAGGGCGCCTGGGACGTGACGACGGGCAGCCCGGACGTCGTCGTGGCGGTCATCGACACCGGCATCCTCTACCGCCAGGGCAAGCCCTCCGACAGCCACCCGGACCTGGCCGGGCGGGTGCTGCCGGGCTACGACTTCATCACGCGCACCGACATCGCCGACGACGGCGACGGACGGGACCCCGACCCCTACGACACGGTGCCGGACAACGGCTACCACGGCACCCACGTCGCCGGCACCGTCGGCGCGGCGACGGACAACGGCCTCGGCGTGGCCGGCGTCGACTGGCGCGCCAGGCTCCTGCCCGTGCGCGTGCTCGGCAAGGGCGGCGGCGCGCTCTCCGACCTCGCGGACGCCATCTACTGGTCCGTGGGGGGCAGCGTGCCGGGCGTGCCCGCGAACCCCTACCCGGCCGACGTGGTCAACCTCAGCCTCGGCGTCAGGGCGGCGGTGTGCTACGACGCGCTCTACGAGGCGCTCGACTACGCCGCCTCCAGGGCCGTCGTCGTGGCCGCGGCCGGCAACTACGCGGAGCCGGCGAGCGGGTTCACGCCGGCGAACTGCCCGGGGCCGATCGTGGTGGGAGCCACGGAGCGTCACGGCGAGCGCGCCTGGTACTCGAACTACGGCTCGCGCATCGACGTGATGGCGCCGGGCGGGGACATGACGAGCTCGGCCGCCGACGGCGTGCTGAGCCTGGGACCCGGTTCCGGCTACGCCTACATGGAGGGCACGTCGATGGCCGCGCCGCACGTCTCCGGGGTGGCCGCGCTGATGCGGGCACTGGACCCGGGCCTGACGACGGCCGACGCCCTGGACGTGCTGCGCGCCGGCGCCACACCGCTCACGAACGCCGAGTGCGAGGCGGGCGGCGTGCCGGAGCGGGCCCTCTACGGCTTCGACTGCGGCGCCGGCCTCATCGACGCGCGGTCGGCGCTCGAGACGATCGCGTCGGGCGAGCCCCCGCCCCCACCCCCGCCCGTGGAAGGCGTCGAGCTGTCGTTCGACCCGCCGATCCTCGACCTCGGCGCCCAGCAGGCCGACGCGTCGTTCACGGTCACGAACGTGGGCGACGAGACCGCCGAGTGGGAGTTCACGGCCTACGACTACGCCGCCGACAACCCCGGGCCCGTGCCGTTCGGCGTCGTGTCGGTGGACGACGACGACGCCTCCGGCGTCCTCGCCCCCGGCGAGTCGCACGTCGTGGACATCCACATCGACCGCTCGTTCCTCGAGGCCGACGGCTTCTACGTGATCCAGCCGGTCTTCGTCGCGGGCGGCGAGGAGTTCCTCTACGACGTGCGCTTCACGAAGGTGAGCGAGCCCGCGCCGTCGGTCCTTAAGGGCCCCATGGTCGTGGCCGCCCTCAAGGAGGACCCGGCCGGCGTGCTCTACGTGAGCGGCAGCGAGTCGAGCGACGGCGTCATCGCCTCGTTCGAGTTCCCCGTCGAGTCGGGCCAGAACCTGCTCACGGCCTGGTCGGACGAGAACGACAACGGCGACGTCGACGAGGGCGACTTCCTCGGCTACCACCCGCGCTGGGTGAACGTGCCGCCGGGCGGGCGCGTGAGCGGGGTGGACGTGAGCGTCCTGCCCGTCGGCGGCGGCGTGGTGCCGGAGGGGATGGTCGAGGCGCTCGAGGCGGCGCGCCGGGTCCCGGGGCCCTGA
- a CDS encoding carbohydrate ABC transporter permease, with the protein MGAFLTRRRGRRGPDVTDVLTYAYLTLGVVVMFGPVAWLVLSSFKSQAGLVEFPPALLPTAPATVEVPGYDAPLPLYDVTLGDGTTARLAQVRRVGLEAQMVDPDDPGEVLRVPVQDRKEVRALSFQTANYTEPLRRFSFLTYLKNSVVVTVTATLITLVINSMAAFALAKYRFRGRNAVFVAILSTLMIPLSVVLVPVYLVVTQVGWVNDLWGVIIPGAATPTGVFLLRQYMLTIPDELIDAARMDGASEWRIYWQVVLPLAAPALAVLAIFSVMWRWNDFLWPLIVLTRSEYFTLQVGLNAFQGELNVQWHYVLAMTVLTLLPITLVFSFLQRFITTGIASTGVKG; encoded by the coding sequence GTGGGCGCCTTCCTGACCCGGCGTCGCGGGAGGCGCGGGCCCGACGTCACCGACGTGCTCACCTACGCCTACCTGACCCTCGGCGTCGTCGTGATGTTCGGGCCCGTCGCCTGGCTCGTCCTGTCGAGCTTCAAGAGCCAGGCCGGCCTCGTCGAGTTCCCGCCCGCCCTCCTGCCCACTGCCCCGGCGACCGTGGAGGTCCCGGGCTACGACGCACCCCTGCCCCTCTACGACGTGACCCTGGGGGACGGCACGACGGCTCGCCTGGCGCAGGTGCGCCGGGTCGGCCTGGAGGCGCAGATGGTCGACCCCGACGACCCCGGAGAGGTCCTGCGCGTGCCCGTTCAGGACCGCAAGGAGGTGCGCGCGCTCAGCTTCCAGACCGCGAACTACACGGAGCCACTGCGACGCTTCAGCTTCCTCACCTACCTCAAGAACAGCGTCGTCGTCACCGTCACGGCCACGCTGATCACCCTGGTCATCAACAGCATGGCGGCGTTCGCCCTGGCGAAGTACCGCTTCAGGGGCCGCAACGCCGTGTTCGTGGCCATCCTGAGCACGCTGATGATCCCGCTCTCCGTGGTCCTCGTGCCCGTGTACCTGGTCGTCACGCAGGTCGGCTGGGTGAACGACCTCTGGGGCGTGATCATCCCGGGCGCCGCCACCCCGACGGGCGTCTTCCTGCTGCGGCAGTACATGCTGACGATCCCCGACGAGCTGATCGACGCCGCGCGCATGGACGGCGCGTCGGAGTGGCGCATCTATTGGCAGGTCGTGCTGCCGCTGGCCGCCCCCGCGCTGGCGGTGCTGGCGATCTTCTCGGTGATGTGGCGGTGGAACGACTTCCTCTGGCCCCTCATCGTGCTCACGCGCAGCGAATACTTCACGTTGCAGGTGGGCCTCAACGCGTTCCAAGGCGAGCTCAACGTCCAGTGGCACTACGTCCTGGCCATGACGGTGCTCACCCTCCTGCCGATCACCCTGGTCTTCTCGTTCCTGCAGCGCTTCATCACGACGGGCATCGCCAGCACGGGCGTCAAGGGCTGA
- a CDS encoding sugar ABC transporter permease produces MEARAGGRGPSAVLARAAGAVYGVAMSALGLVVEPLQRLLGVKRMPWVFLLPNLLIFGVFVLFPVFLNAYVSLTGGTELFPRDRPFVGLENYRRLFDCLDLGDPNTCVEDRFWRAVRNTAQFVVLQVGGMVAISLLTALVLNRRIRFRAFFRSVYFYPVLLSPVVVALVWKWVLQRDGVLNALLVWVGLEPVNFLLDGRWAMAWVVIVSIWAHMGFYTLILLAGLQSIPAELYDAAAIDGAGGWRSFRNVTLPLLMPTMMVVLVLAVIRAVQTFDEVYVLTGGGPGTATMMIVQYIYQTGFATQVQRFGLAAAASVLLGLVLLVATLVQLRIGRGTEGHLA; encoded by the coding sequence ATGGAGGCCCGCGCCGGCGGCAGGGGCCCGAGCGCGGTCCTCGCGAGGGCGGCGGGGGCCGTCTACGGGGTCGCCATGTCGGCCCTCGGCCTCGTCGTCGAGCCGCTGCAGCGCCTGCTCGGCGTCAAGCGCATGCCGTGGGTGTTCCTGCTGCCGAACCTGCTGATCTTCGGGGTCTTCGTCCTCTTCCCGGTCTTCCTCAACGCCTACGTGTCGCTCACGGGCGGCACCGAGCTCTTCCCGCGCGACAGGCCGTTCGTCGGCCTGGAGAACTACCGGCGGCTGTTCGACTGCTTGGACCTCGGCGACCCCAACACCTGCGTGGAGGACCGCTTCTGGCGCGCCGTGCGCAACACGGCCCAGTTCGTCGTGCTGCAGGTGGGCGGCATGGTGGCGATCTCGCTGCTCACGGCCCTCGTCCTGAACCGGCGCATCAGGTTCCGCGCCTTCTTCCGCAGCGTCTACTTCTACCCGGTGCTGCTCTCCCCCGTGGTCGTCGCGCTCGTGTGGAAGTGGGTCCTGCAGCGCGACGGCGTGCTGAACGCCCTGCTCGTCTGGGTCGGGCTCGAGCCCGTGAACTTCCTGCTCGACGGTCGCTGGGCGATGGCCTGGGTCGTGATCGTCAGCATCTGGGCGCACATGGGCTTCTACACGCTGATACTGCTGGCGGGCCTGCAGAGCATCCCCGCCGAGCTCTACGACGCCGCGGCCATCGACGGCGCCGGCGGCTGGCGGTCCTTCCGGAACGTGACGCTCCCGCTGCTGATGCCCACGATGATGGTCGTCCTGGTCCTGGCAGTCATCCGCGCCGTCCAGACCTTCGACGAGGTCTACGTGCTCACCGGCGGCGGACCCGGCACGGCGACGATGATGATCGTCCAGTACATCTACCAGACCGGCTTCGCCACCCAGGTGCAGCGCTTCGGCCTCGCCGCGGCGGCGAGCGTGCTGCTCGGCCTCGTGCTGCTCGTGGCCACGCTGGTGCAGCTCAGGATCGGTCGCGGGACCGAGGGGCACCTGGCGTGA